A genomic window from Oceanobacillus timonensis includes:
- a CDS encoding Na(+)/H(+) antiporter subunit C, with protein METLVTILAGVLVTVATYLLLSKNIIRVIIGTAILTHAAHLIIMTVAGLKTGTAPIVGEGNPVDPLPQALILTSIVIGFAVTAVSLVLAYRTYQEVGTDKLDKLKGDPDE; from the coding sequence ATGGAAACGTTAGTAACCATCCTGGCAGGTGTATTAGTAACTGTAGCAACGTATCTGTTGCTGTCAAAGAATATCATCCGAGTCATCATTGGAACGGCGATTTTAACACATGCAGCACATCTTATCATTATGACTGTTGCTGGATTAAAAACCGGGACGGCACCGATTGTTGGAGAGGGAAATCCAGTAGATCCGCTTCCTCAGGCTTTGATTTTAACGTCCATTGTTATCGGTTTTGCGGTAACTGCAGTTTCTCTCGTTCTTGCTTATCGAACTTATCAAGAAGTTGGAACAGATAAATTAGATAAGCTGAAGGGGGATCCAGATGAATAA
- a CDS encoding Na+/H+ antiporter subunit G, whose product MNIDATIEFIAALLMLAGSIMALISAIGIIRLPDVFTRSHAGTKSSTLAVLLTLLGAFVYFASNQGFYSVRLLLGIAFVFLTAPVAGHVITRAAYRANVKMADTTVEDELKEVTDKVKEEAEKERSETGEVIIEEEKKADKEHSN is encoded by the coding sequence TTGAATATCGACGCGACGATTGAGTTTATAGCTGCTTTATTGATGCTTGCCGGGTCGATTATGGCATTAATTAGTGCGATAGGAATTATTCGATTGCCGGATGTTTTTACACGATCTCACGCAGGTACTAAAAGTTCTACCCTTGCAGTTCTATTGACCCTTCTCGGAGCATTCGTTTATTTTGCTTCCAATCAAGGCTTTTATAGTGTCCGGCTGCTGCTCGGGATTGCTTTTGTATTCTTAACTGCTCCGGTTGCAGGACATGTTATTACACGCGCTGCTTACCGGGCGAATGTGAAAATGGCCGATACGACGGTGGAAGATGAACTGAAAGAAGTGACGGATAAAGTGAAAGAAGAAGCAGAGAAAGAACGCAGTGAAACGGGCGAAGTCATTATAGAAGAAGAAAAGAAAGCAGACAAAGAGCATTCAAATTAG
- the rlmN gene encoding 23S rRNA (adenine(2503)-C(2))-methyltransferase RlmN translates to MSNSSIYGLTYEQLQSWLMEHGEKRFRAEQVWNWLYKKRINRFEDMNNVNQTTIELLKENFVLHTMGEEVRQESKDGTIKFLFKLADGNVIETVLMRFNYGLSVCVTTQVGCNIGCSFCASGLLRKSRDLNSGEIVEQIMNVQKHLDDRGEEDRVSHIVVMGIGEPLDNYKNLMDFLYIVNDDGGLNIGARHITISTSGLAHKMYDFADDPIQVNLAISLHAPNNELRTQIMKINRAFPIEKLMKAVDYYLEKKNRRITYEYIMLHDVNDHKKEAVELANLIRNHRHLAYVNLIPYNTVDEHIDYQRSSSENIQAFYETLKAEGIQCGVRWENGADIDAACGQLRSKQIKKTKAV, encoded by the coding sequence ATGAGCAATTCATCTATCTACGGATTAACATATGAACAATTGCAGTCGTGGCTAATGGAACATGGTGAAAAACGTTTCCGCGCTGAACAAGTGTGGAACTGGTTATATAAAAAGCGGATTAATCGTTTTGAGGATATGAATAATGTCAATCAGACAACAATCGAATTGTTAAAAGAAAACTTTGTCCTGCACACAATGGGCGAAGAGGTTCGTCAGGAATCCAAAGATGGGACGATTAAATTTTTATTCAAACTGGCAGACGGCAATGTGATTGAAACGGTACTGATGCGTTTTAATTATGGACTATCTGTCTGTGTGACAACACAGGTTGGATGTAATATCGGCTGTTCTTTCTGTGCAAGCGGGTTATTACGTAAGAGCCGTGATTTAAACAGCGGTGAAATTGTGGAACAAATTATGAATGTACAAAAACATTTAGATGACCGCGGAGAAGAAGACCGTGTCAGTCATATTGTTGTGATGGGAATTGGCGAGCCTCTGGATAACTATAAGAATTTAATGGATTTCTTATATATCGTTAACGATGATGGCGGATTGAATATTGGTGCGCGGCATATTACCATATCTACAAGCGGGTTAGCGCATAAAATGTATGATTTTGCAGATGATCCGATTCAAGTAAATCTGGCAATTTCTTTACATGCTCCAAATAATGAGTTGCGTACACAAATTATGAAAATCAATCGTGCTTTCCCAATTGAAAAACTGATGAAAGCAGTCGATTATTATTTAGAGAAGAAGAATCGCCGTATCACGTACGAGTATATTATGCTTCATGATGTCAATGACCATAAGAAGGAAGCCGTTGAATTGGCTAACTTAATCCGAAACCACCGTCACTTAGCTTATGTGAACCTGATTCCTTATAACACGGTCGATGAGCACATAGATTATCAACGCAGCAGTTCAGAGAATATCCAAGCCTTTTATGAAACATTGAAGGCAGAAGGAATTCAATGCGGTGTCCGTTGGGAAAATGGTGCGGATATTGATGCAGCTTGCGGTCAGTTACGCAGTAAGCAAATTAAAAAGACAAAAGCCGTTTAA
- a CDS encoding GGDEF domain-containing protein, with protein sequence MIRQNLRLVIIPIFIVAASIAFYYGEFLIDVKMYLLLFSLYILFSILFVHLRTLVKTGTMNIDYSISYSFSFILLTGPLGLFLFEIVNRFYVYFYRKMTGTADEDELLHTFYNIGGPALFSYIGFFIFQSVYPMISVFPFAFWLLAFFLIIFMDLLSSCSLLCLMYITKNVHSKQEAFEFIASRSILDLLKTALTNGLLFTFISEGQWEAVIAIFLLSYIVGRAGIFHTKLLLQKQESERFKKMAYTDFLTNLHNRTYMGKIMEELNEKEEDLALVIADIDSFKLINDTFNHVIGDSVIQAFAKILIEHTEPCDYVFRTGGEEFTIIFRNKTYAECEDFLDHLKDTILYTPVETEFQSREVNVPYTASFGMYYTHNDSRNELKYAYEQADELLLQAKNSGKNQIISVDNTVNHSD encoded by the coding sequence ATGATTCGCCAAAATCTGCGTCTTGTCATTATACCGATTTTTATCGTAGCTGCTTCGATAGCTTTTTATTATGGTGAGTTTCTAATTGATGTCAAAATGTATCTACTGTTATTTTCATTGTATATCCTCTTTTCGATTCTATTTGTACATCTAAGAACACTTGTAAAAACAGGCACAATGAATATTGACTACAGTATTTCCTACAGTTTTTCATTTATTTTGCTGACTGGACCACTCGGACTGTTTCTATTTGAAATAGTCAATCGGTTTTACGTTTACTTTTATAGAAAAATGACCGGAACGGCTGATGAGGATGAATTACTGCATACCTTTTATAATATTGGCGGTCCTGCTCTCTTTAGTTATATTGGATTCTTTATTTTTCAATCTGTCTACCCCATGATTTCAGTGTTTCCTTTTGCATTTTGGCTGTTGGCTTTTTTCTTGATTATTTTTATGGATTTGCTTTCCTCCTGCTCTTTATTATGCCTTATGTATATCACGAAAAATGTTCATTCCAAGCAAGAAGCATTCGAATTTATAGCAAGTCGCAGTATACTCGACTTGCTTAAAACAGCATTAACAAATGGGTTACTATTTACTTTTATATCGGAAGGACAGTGGGAAGCTGTTATTGCCATCTTTTTATTAAGTTATATCGTCGGACGTGCCGGGATATTTCACACCAAACTGCTGCTGCAAAAACAGGAAAGTGAGCGGTTTAAAAAAATGGCTTATACGGATTTTTTAACAAACCTTCATAACCGGACTTATATGGGTAAAATAATGGAGGAGTTAAATGAAAAAGAGGAAGACCTCGCATTAGTTATTGCGGATATTGATTCGTTTAAGTTAATCAATGATACATTTAATCATGTTATCGGGGATAGTGTCATACAAGCATTTGCCAAAATCTTAATAGAGCATACAGAGCCGTGTGATTATGTTTTCCGTACGGGTGGGGAGGAATTCACTATTATTTTTCGGAATAAGACCTATGCAGAGTGCGAGGATTTTTTGGATCATTTAAAAGATACCATTTTGTATACGCCTGTCGAAACTGAATTCCAATCTAGGGAGGTCAACGTTCCTTATACGGCTTCCTTTGGTATGTACTATACGCATAATGATAGCCGGAATGAACTGAAATATGCTTATGAACAAGCGGATGAATTGTTATTGCAAGCTAAAAACAGCGGTAAAAACCAGATAATCTCCGTTGATAATACTGTAAATCATTCCGACTGA
- a CDS encoding ParM/StbA family protein — translation MTKSRIAAIDVGNDALKGNYGKLENEYYIPNVVAPDLEDRPVIGIEELDTKEVLDNIHIRIHSPALSENNIVYRVGNLATKTTNSEELDPGSSKSEEDQTLVMLFASLALDAVSSEAFKEKNGVYDALYTLGTGLPLREVKEGKDVGYRSRLLGSVHQVEFLVTPKHQGKKVNIKFDEVKVYPEGFAAYVNLIMDNDLKVINKELIDKQILIQDIGGLSTDIAVIRNRNVDDDKAQGFNIGVSESLEQIREEIRTRHGVELDSRRDVVDIITRKNDRNHIMVKGSRTNVHDITDHILLEIAKKEYRYLRNVWSKNSQTEICYFVGGGSAVLKDYIKAINNKMEGYNIEFFEDESESIWMMANAYYKLVTDFVQKNEKEEKVEKEENTTKAK, via the coding sequence ATGACAAAATCCAGGATTGCAGCAATTGATGTCGGGAACGATGCATTAAAAGGTAACTATGGAAAATTAGAAAACGAATACTACATACCTAATGTAGTCGCGCCTGATTTAGAGGACAGACCTGTTATCGGAATTGAAGAATTAGATACAAAGGAAGTATTGGATAATATCCATATTCGTATCCACTCCCCTGCCCTATCTGAAAATAATATTGTATATAGGGTAGGAAATTTGGCTACCAAAACAACGAACTCAGAAGAATTAGATCCGGGGAGCAGTAAATCAGAAGAAGATCAGACATTAGTGATGTTATTTGCTTCTTTAGCATTGGATGCTGTATCAAGTGAGGCATTTAAAGAGAAAAATGGCGTTTACGATGCGCTCTATACATTAGGTACCGGGTTACCGCTCAGAGAAGTAAAAGAAGGAAAAGACGTAGGGTATCGTTCACGTTTGCTAGGCTCTGTACATCAGGTGGAATTTTTAGTTACTCCAAAACATCAAGGTAAAAAAGTAAATATTAAATTTGATGAAGTGAAAGTATACCCGGAAGGATTTGCAGCATATGTCAATTTAATTATGGATAATGACTTAAAAGTTATCAACAAGGAATTAATTGACAAACAAATTTTAATTCAAGATATTGGAGGGTTATCCACAGATATCGCTGTTATTCGTAATAGAAATGTGGATGACGATAAAGCACAAGGATTTAATATCGGTGTGTCTGAATCTCTGGAGCAAATCCGTGAAGAAATCAGAACCAGGCATGGGGTTGAGCTGGACAGCAGAAGAGACGTCGTGGATATTATCACCAGAAAGAATGACCGGAATCATATTATGGTAAAAGGCAGCCGTACCAATGTCCATGATATAACAGATCATATCCTGTTGGAGATTGCCAAGAAAGAGTATCGCTACTTGCGTAATGTATGGAGCAAGAATTCCCAGACGGAAATTTGCTATTTTGTTGGTGGCGGATCAGCGGTTCTAAAAGATTATATTAAAGCGATCAACAATAAAATGGAAGGTTATAACATTGAATTCTTTGAAGATGAAAGTGAAAGCATCTGGATGATGGCAAATGCGTACTATAAATTAGTGACCGATTTTGTACAGAAAAATGAAAAGGAAGAGAAGGTAGAGAAGGAAGAGAACACAACGAAAGCGAAATAA
- a CDS encoding Na(+)/H(+) antiporter subunit B has translation MKINNVILRTVAKLVFFIILTLAVYLFFAGHNSPGGGFSGGLVLASALVLLFIVYDIETIQKGLPIDFKLVAAFGAFLSVGTGFGALVFGKNFLTQTFDYFQVPFFGEIELTTVTLFEAGVALAVVGVVVTILLSISEDE, from the coding sequence TTGAAGATAAATAACGTTATTCTCCGCACAGTGGCTAAACTTGTTTTCTTTATTATTTTAACGCTGGCCGTATATTTATTTTTTGCTGGACATAACAGTCCGGGCGGCGGTTTTAGCGGCGGTCTGGTACTTGCTTCAGCTTTGGTCTTGTTGTTTATTGTATATGATATTGAAACCATTCAGAAAGGACTGCCTATTGACTTTAAATTGGTAGCCGCCTTTGGGGCATTTTTATCCGTGGGGACAGGGTTTGGAGCATTAGTGTTTGGTAAAAACTTTTTAACACAAACTTTTGATTACTTTCAGGTTCCCTTTTTCGGTGAAATAGAATTGACCACTGTTACGCTTTTTGAAGCGGGTGTTGCGCTGGCAGTTGTCGGCGTTGTTGTCACAATCTTATTAAGTATTAGTGAGGATGAGTAA
- a CDS encoding cytochrome P450, giving the protein MVKPMVQDKGVDHTIDFLKEGYFYFSKRMNEYQEDTVNSRIFGRKLVMLRAGEAADLVRDTTKFKAEKSISELSTNFLKEENGVFYLADIDDHQEKGWFQEAFSAEKREELESIIRQRWEERIEAWKTNPSIDFMMEMEELWVITVCNWLGIPIRANSLQQRTTDIQEFVQLYSKYGLNRLKRNQAKNRLEKWLVFLIRQLRAGRVHVDEEKILYKLSWYEDTSGYILPAKEVVQELLLLIRAFVASSRWVVFSQAALLENPELKERLQGDKGYVNCFIYEVLRYYSVIPFSVAKTKQQFFWKDMFFPNKQLVLFDIYGTNHHPDLWTEPEAFQPDRFLDESAVGTETAPDTAAESITMQLMRVSLSYLLRTDWMMSDQKLHFQGSEVPARPKNGIRLEFYHEDFYEDI; this is encoded by the coding sequence ATGGTAAAACCAATGGTACAAGATAAAGGAGTGGACCATACAATCGACTTTTTGAAGGAAGGTTACTTTTATTTCTCCAAACGGATGAATGAATATCAGGAAGATACGGTCAACTCTCGTATATTCGGAAGAAAGCTGGTGATGTTACGTGCAGGTGAAGCGGCAGATTTAGTGAGGGATACGACAAAGTTTAAAGCGGAAAAAAGTATCTCTGAGCTGTCCACCAATTTTCTGAAGGAAGAAAATGGAGTATTTTATCTGGCTGACATCGATGATCATCAGGAAAAAGGATGGTTTCAGGAAGCCTTCTCTGCAGAAAAGCGGGAAGAGCTGGAGTCCATTATCAGACAGCGCTGGGAAGAAAGAATAGAGGCATGGAAAACGAACCCGTCGATTGATTTTATGATGGAAATGGAAGAGCTATGGGTGATTACTGTTTGTAACTGGCTGGGAATTCCGATTCGTGCAAATAGTTTGCAGCAGCGAACAACCGATATTCAAGAGTTTGTTCAATTATATTCAAAGTACGGGTTAAACCGCTTGAAAAGAAATCAGGCCAAAAACCGATTAGAAAAGTGGCTTGTCTTTTTAATTCGTCAGCTGCGAGCAGGAAGAGTCCATGTGGATGAAGAAAAGATACTCTATAAACTTTCCTGGTATGAAGATACATCAGGTTATATTTTACCTGCCAAAGAAGTTGTACAAGAATTATTATTACTTATTCGGGCCTTTGTAGCTTCCAGCAGATGGGTTGTTTTCAGTCAGGCAGCACTTCTGGAGAATCCGGAATTAAAAGAGAGGCTGCAAGGGGATAAAGGATATGTAAATTGCTTTATTTATGAGGTTCTCCGCTACTATTCGGTTATTCCTTTTTCTGTAGCGAAGACCAAGCAACAATTTTTCTGGAAAGATATGTTCTTTCCCAATAAGCAGCTTGTTTTATTTGATATCTACGGCACGAACCACCATCCTGACTTATGGACAGAACCAGAGGCCTTTCAACCGGATCGGTTTTTGGACGAGTCTGCTGTAGGAACGGAAACAGCACCTGATACAGCCGCTGAAAGTATAACGATGCAGTTAATGAGAGTAAGCTTATCGTATCTGTTACGAACAGACTGGATGATGTCTGATCAGAAATTACATTTCCAGGGCAGTGAGGTTCCTGCGAGGCCGAAAAATGGTATTCGTTTAGAGTTTTACCATGAGGATTTTTATGAGGATATTTAG
- a CDS encoding LLM class flavin-dependent oxidoreductase, producing the protein MDTHSYKTFQNIPLSVLDLAPIIEEGDARQAFQESVRLAQHVEKLGFYRYWFAEHHNMKGISSSATSLLIGHIAGHTNSIRVGSGGIMLPNHATLVIAEQFGTLESLYPNRIDLGLGRAPGSDQATAFALRRTLQAGPEEFPMQVNELQDYFSTNPVSRVKAIPGQGLEVPLWLLGSSDFSARLAAEKGLPFSFASHFAPAYTVPALNLYRDRFQPSEVLDKPYAMVGVNVIAADTDEEAEYLATSHQMQFLNLRKGKEMKLQPPVKNMDAVWTPAEKAAVQESLDPKTTIIGSKETVRKGLEAFRKETDADEIIITSQIYDVKARLYSYSIVGDLMSE; encoded by the coding sequence ATGGATACACATTCATATAAAACATTTCAAAATATACCTTTATCTGTTCTTGATCTCGCACCAATTATTGAAGAAGGAGATGCCAGACAGGCATTTCAGGAAAGTGTCCGTTTAGCACAGCATGTTGAGAAACTGGGGTTCTATCGTTATTGGTTTGCAGAACACCATAACATGAAAGGAATCTCAAGTTCCGCTACCTCTTTATTAATCGGTCATATTGCTGGACATACCAATTCGATACGTGTTGGTTCAGGCGGCATTATGCTTCCAAATCACGCTACGCTGGTTATTGCAGAACAATTTGGTACATTAGAGTCTCTTTATCCGAATCGAATAGACTTGGGACTGGGCCGTGCACCAGGAAGCGACCAAGCGACTGCTTTTGCCTTGCGTCGTACATTGCAAGCCGGACCGGAAGAATTTCCAATGCAGGTAAATGAATTACAGGATTATTTTTCAACTAACCCTGTATCCCGTGTGAAAGCAATACCCGGTCAAGGCTTGGAGGTTCCGCTCTGGTTACTTGGTTCTAGTGATTTCAGTGCGCGGTTAGCTGCTGAAAAAGGATTGCCTTTTTCCTTTGCCAGTCATTTTGCACCAGCATATACCGTCCCTGCATTGAACCTGTATCGCGATCGCTTCCAACCTTCTGAAGTACTCGATAAACCGTATGCAATGGTAGGTGTTAATGTCATTGCAGCTGATACCGATGAAGAAGCCGAATATCTGGCAACGTCACATCAGATGCAATTTTTAAATCTGCGAAAAGGGAAAGAAATGAAACTGCAGCCTCCTGTCAAAAATATGGATGCCGTCTGGACTCCTGCAGAAAAAGCTGCTGTTCAAGAATCCCTGGATCCGAAAACAACCATTATCGGAAGCAAAGAAACGGTCCGCAAAGGATTAGAAGCCTTCCGTAAAGAAACAGATGCGGATGAAATTATCATTACCTCACAAATTTATGACGTAAAAGCACGACTTTACTCATATTCCATTGTCGGCGATTTGATGAGTGAATAA
- a CDS encoding Na+/H+ antiporter subunit D — protein MNNLIVIPMMLPVLTGIVLFFLKPYVKVQRTLSLLVFGANIGTSIYVLHLIQQNGVMRLDFGGWEPPFGILFVADSFSMLLVLTASIVAAACVIYSFSSVESQFEKNYYYSFVLFLIAGVNGSFLTGDIFNLFVNFEIMLLASYVLITFGGKKRQLRESIKYVIINVVSSWIFLVAIAYLYGTVGTLNMAHIAERVAENGQTPAITVISVVFLTVFALKAGLFLYFWLPGSYSVPITPVAAMFGALLTKVGIYAMFRVFTLIFNHEPQWTHTLIGILAGLTLIGGSIGAVAYKDIRLIVAYNVVIAVGFILVGLAVATPAAIEGSIYYLMHDIIIKSLLFLLAGTMIAVTGQTKLDEISGLIKNHPLLGWLFFLTMISLAGIPPLSGFIGKVLIGEGAVEGGAYVLLALAFISSIFVLYSLLRVFLTSFWGETIISKDEEVPAKKGWIVSTCILAIGTIALGIGAEPMSVYVQDAAETLLNPQIYIDAVLRDN, from the coding sequence ATGAATAATTTAATTGTTATACCAATGATGCTCCCTGTTTTAACCGGTATTGTTCTTTTCTTTTTAAAGCCTTATGTGAAGGTGCAGCGAACGCTGTCCTTACTCGTTTTCGGAGCCAATATTGGTACAAGTATTTATGTGCTGCACCTGATTCAGCAAAATGGTGTGATGCGTCTTGATTTTGGCGGCTGGGAACCGCCATTTGGAATTTTATTTGTTGCGGATAGTTTTTCGATGCTTCTGGTATTGACAGCAAGTATTGTTGCTGCCGCATGTGTCATCTATTCTTTTTCTTCGGTGGAATCCCAGTTTGAAAAGAATTATTATTATTCGTTTGTTCTTTTTCTGATAGCCGGAGTGAATGGTTCCTTCCTGACAGGAGATATATTTAACCTGTTTGTAAACTTTGAAATTATGCTTCTTGCTTCTTACGTGTTGATAACATTTGGCGGTAAGAAACGGCAGCTTCGCGAGTCGATAAAATATGTGATTATCAATGTTGTCTCCTCTTGGATTTTCCTGGTAGCTATTGCTTATCTATATGGAACCGTCGGGACTTTAAATATGGCGCATATAGCAGAACGTGTCGCAGAAAATGGGCAGACTCCAGCAATAACGGTCATTAGTGTTGTATTCTTAACTGTATTTGCATTAAAAGCGGGCCTATTTTTATACTTCTGGCTGCCGGGCTCTTATTCTGTTCCTATCACGCCGGTTGCAGCTATGTTCGGTGCTTTGCTGACAAAGGTCGGAATTTATGCGATGTTCCGCGTGTTTACATTGATTTTTAATCATGAACCGCAATGGACACATACGTTAATTGGTATTTTAGCAGGGTTAACGTTAATCGGTGGAAGCATTGGTGCTGTTGCTTATAAAGATATCAGACTAATTGTTGCTTATAATGTCGTTATAGCAGTTGGATTTATTCTCGTTGGTTTAGCCGTTGCGACTCCAGCTGCTATAGAAGGGTCTATTTATTACCTGATGCACGATATAATTATAAAATCACTGCTCTTTTTACTGGCAGGTACCATGATTGCGGTAACCGGGCAAACGAAATTGGATGAAATCAGCGGACTGATTAAAAACCATCCGCTGCTTGGATGGTTATTCTTCCTGACAATGATATCTCTAGCCGGCATACCGCCGTTGAGTGGTTTTATCGGTAAAGTGCTGATTGGTGAAGGAGCGGTAGAAGGCGGAGCATATGTGTTATTAGCTCTTGCGTTTATTTCGAGTATTTTCGTTTTATACTCCCTTTTACGTGTTTTCCTCACAAGTTTCTGGGGAGAAACAATTATCAGTAAAGATGAAGAAGTGCCTGCGAAGAAAGGATGGATTGTTTCAACTTGTATTTTAGCTATCGGAACAATTGCTTTAGGTATAGGCGCTGAACCGATGTCTGTTTATGTTCAGGATGCGGCAGAAACATTATTAAATCCGCAAATCTATATTGACGCCGTACTTAGAGATAATTAA
- a CDS encoding GNAT family N-acetyltransferase: MVIREMEPKDDKKIEAIIKRSLEKYHLDHDGTAYTDPQLARLSSYYHARPMDKYWVMELDGEVIGGVGIGVYNEKESICELQKLYLAFEAQGRGLSRELMKTALNYASIHFKQCYLETRHELETANRLYEKYGFQLLNKPLEGSEHTAMDRWYIKNL; this comes from the coding sequence ATGGTCATTAGAGAAATGGAACCAAAGGATGATAAAAAGATAGAAGCTATTATTAAACGTTCACTAGAAAAGTACCATTTAGACCATGATGGAACAGCTTATACGGATCCGCAGCTTGCCCGGCTCAGCAGCTACTATCACGCCCGGCCAATGGATAAGTATTGGGTTATGGAGCTGGATGGAGAAGTGATTGGAGGTGTAGGAATAGGTGTTTATAATGAAAAGGAGTCTATTTGCGAACTTCAGAAGCTTTATTTGGCTTTCGAAGCTCAGGGAAGGGGTTTATCCAGGGAACTGATGAAAACGGCTCTGAATTATGCTTCTATTCATTTTAAGCAGTGTTATTTAGAAACTAGACATGAATTAGAAACAGCCAACCGTTTGTATGAGAAATATGGATTTCAATTATTAAATAAACCACTGGAAGGAAGCGAGCACACTGCCATGGATCGTTGGTATATAAAGAATTTATAG
- a CDS encoding Na(+)/H(+) antiporter subunit F1 — protein MIQGMLTAALVLYGIAICLSVLRVIIGPSLPDRIVALDMVGVTLVSSIAVVSVMLTTTAFLEVILILAILAFISTIAFSKYIERGSILEYRRDD, from the coding sequence ATGATTCAAGGAATGCTGACAGCTGCACTGGTGCTATATGGTATAGCGATTTGTCTCAGTGTGTTACGTGTTATTATTGGGCCAAGTCTGCCCGATCGCATTGTTGCTTTAGATATGGTTGGTGTGACGCTTGTATCTTCTATTGCCGTTGTATCCGTTATGCTGACAACAACTGCTTTTCTGGAAGTCATATTAATTTTAGCTATCCTGGCTTTTATCAGTACCATTGCCTTCTCGAAATATATTGAGAGGGGGTCCATTCTTGAATATCGACGCGACGATTGA
- a CDS encoding Na+/H+ antiporter subunit E, with protein sequence MPAQFLLNFFIAVLWTLISDETELRFTTFVAGYIVGIGIVFLMHRFFGERFYLSRFFALIKLVFIFTRELIMSSKMVLWQILRPKLSIKPGLFKYETVLRGDWEITTLALLLTLTPGSVVIEVTEEGDAFYIHAMDVEESKDILLRSIDSFEKAIMGVTRQ encoded by the coding sequence ATGCCGGCACAGTTTTTATTAAATTTTTTTATAGCTGTATTATGGACGCTGATCAGTGATGAAACAGAACTTCGATTTACAACATTTGTAGCAGGTTATATTGTTGGTATCGGTATTGTGTTTTTAATGCATCGATTTTTTGGAGAACGTTTTTATTTATCACGTTTTTTTGCGTTAATAAAGCTTGTATTTATCTTTACAAGGGAACTTATTATGTCTTCCAAAATGGTGCTTTGGCAAATATTAAGACCAAAGCTTTCGATTAAGCCGGGACTGTTTAAATATGAGACAGTTCTGCGCGGAGATTGGGAAATTACGACGTTGGCATTATTGTTAACATTAACCCCGGGTTCTGTTGTGATAGAAGTGACGGAGGAAGGGGATGCCTTCTATATTCACGCGATGGACGTGGAAGAATCAAAAGACATCCTGCTGCGGTCCATTGATTCATTTGAAAAAGCGATTATGGGGGTGACACGCCAATGA